A stretch of Streptomyces vietnamensis DNA encodes these proteins:
- a CDS encoding I78 family peptidase inhibitor: MSPTSRTPEPPRDAPESYVGLDAEGAEQLARTRGWRAVRSLPPGSIITMEYLAGRINFEVEDGTVTRCWLG; the protein is encoded by the coding sequence ATGTCACCCACTTCGCGCACTCCCGAACCGCCCCGCGACGCCCCCGAGTCCTATGTGGGCCTCGACGCCGAAGGAGCCGAGCAGCTCGCCAGGACCCGCGGCTGGCGCGCCGTCCGGTCCCTGCCGCCCGGCTCGATCATCACCATGGAGTACCTGGCCGGGCGCATCAACTTCGAGGTCGAGGACGGCACCGTCACCCGCTGCTGGCTCGGCTGA
- a CDS encoding helix-turn-helix transcriptional regulator — MLETSARLLRLLSLLQAHREWSGADLAERLGVTPRTVRRDVDRLRELGYPVHASPGTGGGYQLGAGAELPPLLLDDEEAVAVAVGLRSAAGQGVEGIGESSVRALAKLEQVLPGRLRRRIGALNAFTVPLLRTPRDRVDPAVLTELANACRDSERLRFAYRDHGGTATRRSVEPHRLVCTERRWYLVAWDLDRDDWRTFRVDRIEPKPPHGPRFPPREPPADDLAAYVAKGVSGTAYATEATVRLFVPLAEAAAVVGPLDGVLTADGENACLLRTGARSLDVMVFHVMFMGFDFEVVEPPELVGAVRELRDRLSRSLDRSEG, encoded by the coding sequence ATGTTGGAGACCTCCGCGCGGCTGTTGCGGCTGCTTTCGTTGCTTCAGGCCCATCGCGAGTGGTCCGGTGCCGATCTCGCCGAGCGGCTCGGGGTGACCCCGAGGACCGTGCGCCGGGACGTCGACCGGCTGCGGGAGCTCGGTTACCCCGTGCACGCCAGTCCCGGCACGGGCGGTGGGTACCAGCTCGGGGCCGGGGCCGAGCTGCCGCCGCTGCTCCTCGACGACGAGGAGGCCGTCGCGGTCGCGGTGGGGCTGCGGTCCGCCGCCGGGCAGGGGGTGGAGGGGATCGGCGAGAGCTCCGTACGCGCCCTGGCGAAGCTGGAGCAGGTGCTGCCGGGCCGGCTCCGGCGCCGGATCGGGGCGCTCAACGCCTTCACGGTGCCCCTGCTGCGTACCCCCAGGGATCGCGTCGACCCCGCGGTCCTCACCGAGTTGGCCAACGCCTGCCGGGACAGTGAGCGGCTCCGTTTCGCCTACCGCGACCACGGCGGCACCGCGACCCGCCGGAGCGTGGAACCGCATCGGCTCGTCTGCACCGAGCGGCGCTGGTATCTCGTCGCCTGGGACCTGGACCGGGACGACTGGCGGACGTTCCGGGTCGACCGCATCGAGCCGAAGCCCCCGCACGGCCCCCGCTTCCCGCCCCGCGAGCCGCCCGCCGACGACCTGGCCGCCTATGTGGCGAAGGGCGTGTCCGGTACGGCCTATGCGACGGAGGCGACGGTCCGGCTCTTCGTCCCGCTCGCCGAGGCGGCCGCCGTCGTCGGTCCGCTGGACGGGGTCCTGACGGCGGACGGCGAGAACGCCTGTCTGCTGCGGACGGGGGCGCGCAGCCTGGACGTGATGGTGTTTCACGTGATGTTCATGGGCTTCGACTTCGAGGTGGTCGAGCCGCCGGAGCTCGTGGGGGCGGTGCGGGAGCTCAGGGACCGCTTGTCCCGGTCTCTCGACCGGTCGGAGGGCTGA
- a CDS encoding MFS transporter codes for MSRTNTAQGRTRSAVDGGANRWVVLVVLCVSLLLVALDATILHVAVPSLTEDLRPSSTALLWIVDAYPLVCASLLILFGTLGDRVGRRRILLLGYALFGIASAVAALATEPAVLIGARALLGVGGAMIMPATLSILRTVFPDRRERATAIGVWTATAAIGAATGPVLGGFLVENYWWGSVFLINIPLMALILPLGRRLLPESKGAADGPWDVLGALMAAAGVLGCVLGVKRAGAGDPLLALPTAGPLLLGAALLVLFVRRQKRRPHPLIDLRLFSRAAFTTSVGCIVIGMLALVGLELIAVQYLQLVLGLSPLETGLRLLPLTFAAMAAGATGSYTLRRVGPRRMVGWGFVLTAAAVLLLTLMGQHDRPLLLTVGFVLLGFGLQTTLFSAYESMLSEAPQHSAGGAAAIGETSYQLGAGMGIALLGSVMNAAYAPGLASVPGVPAEASRAAANSLGEAYKVADQLGGTAGEALHQAARHSFVTGLHVTLCVSAGLLLVGALMARRLPEIMECPVDPEAAFDAREARRARPAPEGPDRDAAEPAGSAGSPETAPTAPAELPGASEGHGAAERPGSPGAAGPRVPATREAIEPAGSGRPAH; via the coding sequence ATGTCGAGGACGAACACTGCCCAAGGGCGAACGCGTTCCGCCGTCGACGGCGGCGCCAACCGCTGGGTCGTCCTCGTCGTCCTCTGCGTCAGCCTGCTCCTGGTCGCCCTCGACGCGACCATCCTCCACGTCGCCGTCCCCTCGCTCACCGAGGACCTGCGCCCCAGCTCCACCGCGCTGCTCTGGATCGTCGACGCCTACCCCCTGGTCTGCGCGTCGCTCCTGATCCTCTTCGGCACCCTCGGCGACCGGGTCGGCAGACGCAGGATCCTCCTCCTCGGCTACGCGCTCTTCGGCATCGCCTCGGCGGTCGCCGCGCTCGCCACCGAGCCCGCGGTCCTCATCGGGGCCCGTGCGCTGCTCGGCGTCGGCGGCGCCATGATCATGCCCGCCACGCTCTCCATCCTCCGGACGGTCTTCCCCGACCGGCGGGAGCGCGCCACCGCGATCGGCGTCTGGACCGCCACCGCCGCGATCGGCGCCGCCACGGGGCCCGTGCTCGGCGGCTTCCTCGTCGAGAACTACTGGTGGGGCTCCGTCTTCCTCATCAACATTCCGCTGATGGCGCTGATCCTGCCGCTCGGCCGCCGCCTCCTCCCCGAGTCCAAGGGCGCCGCCGACGGCCCCTGGGACGTGCTCGGCGCGCTCATGGCCGCGGCCGGGGTGCTCGGCTGCGTCCTCGGCGTCAAGCGCGCCGGGGCCGGCGACCCGCTGCTCGCCCTTCCGACCGCCGGGCCGCTCCTGCTCGGCGCGGCGCTCCTCGTCCTCTTCGTACGGCGGCAGAAGCGGCGCCCGCACCCGCTGATCGACCTGCGGCTCTTCTCCCGGGCCGCCTTCACCACCTCGGTCGGCTGCATCGTCATCGGCATGCTGGCCCTGGTCGGCCTGGAGCTCATCGCCGTCCAGTACCTCCAGCTCGTCCTCGGCCTCAGCCCCCTGGAGACCGGGCTCCGGCTCCTCCCGCTGACCTTCGCCGCCATGGCCGCCGGCGCCACCGGCTCGTACACCCTGCGCAGGGTCGGGCCGCGCCGGATGGTCGGCTGGGGCTTCGTCCTCACCGCCGCCGCGGTGCTGCTGCTGACCCTCATGGGACAGCACGACCGGCCGCTGCTGCTCACGGTGGGCTTCGTGCTGCTCGGCTTCGGCCTGCAGACCACGCTCTTCTCGGCGTACGAGTCGATGCTCAGCGAGGCGCCGCAGCACAGCGCGGGCGGCGCGGCCGCGATCGGCGAGACCTCGTACCAGCTCGGCGCGGGCATGGGCATCGCGCTGCTCGGCAGCGTGATGAACGCGGCGTACGCCCCCGGGCTCGCCTCGGTGCCCGGGGTGCCCGCGGAGGCGAGCCGGGCCGCCGCGAACTCGCTCGGCGAGGCGTACAAGGTCGCCGATCAGCTCGGCGGCACGGCGGGAGAGGCCCTGCACCAGGCCGCCCGGCACTCCTTCGTGACCGGTCTGCACGTCACGCTCTGCGTGAGCGCCGGACTGCTGCTCGTGGGCGCGCTGATGGCCCGGCGACTGCCGGAGATCATGGAATGCCCGGTGGATCCGGAGGCGGCCTTCGACGCGCGGGAGGCCCGGAGGGCGCGTCCGGCCCCGGAGGGCCCGGACCGGGACGCGGCGGAGCCGGCCGGGTCGGCGGGGTCGCCGGAAACGGCACCCACAGCTCCTGCGGAGCTGCCCGGCGCCTCGGAGGGGCACGGTGCCGCGGAGCGTCCCGGTTCCCCGGGGGCGGCCGGGCCTCGGGTGCCCGCGACGCGGGAAGCGATCGAGCCCGCCGGCTCGGGGCGTCCGGCGCACTGA
- a CDS encoding phosphatase PAP2 family protein, producing the protein MRTDIFARLDREPEPPKIEVPRMTRTRLALFGGTSAFYLAIVVAVLLSTWLVTLDWKIMLFRPYQQWPEIHGFLDYYVVLGQRGPTAVMVAAWLGWRSWRQHTLRPLLCLGAALLLLNVSVGAVKIGLGRLGPHYATQVGSAELFGGGDIFPSGHTANAVVTWGILAYLATTPRARRYLSALSAVVALGVGLTTVYLGTHWLSDVLLGWAAGLLVLLALPWCEPVLAVAEARILAARDRVRERLRDRRRLVPSLPVASGGPRPVREPVREPVREPVGVAGARRAPATRG; encoded by the coding sequence GTGCGTACCGACATCTTTGCCCGGCTGGACCGGGAGCCGGAACCGCCGAAGATAGAGGTCCCGCGGATGACCCGCACGCGTCTCGCCCTCTTCGGCGGGACGTCGGCGTTCTATCTCGCCATCGTCGTGGCCGTCCTGCTGTCGACGTGGCTGGTGACCCTCGACTGGAAGATCATGCTCTTCCGGCCGTACCAGCAGTGGCCCGAGATCCACGGCTTCCTCGACTACTACGTCGTCCTCGGCCAGCGCGGCCCCACGGCCGTCATGGTGGCCGCCTGGCTGGGCTGGCGCTCCTGGCGCCAGCACACCCTGCGCCCCCTGCTGTGCCTCGGTGCCGCCCTCCTGCTGCTGAACGTCTCGGTGGGCGCGGTCAAGATCGGGCTCGGCCGCCTCGGCCCCCACTACGCGACCCAGGTCGGCTCCGCCGAGCTCTTCGGAGGCGGCGACATATTCCCCTCGGGGCACACCGCCAACGCGGTCGTGACCTGGGGCATCCTGGCCTATCTGGCGACCACCCCGAGGGCCCGGCGCTATCTGTCGGCCCTCTCCGCGGTGGTCGCGCTCGGCGTCGGCCTCACCACCGTCTACCTGGGCACGCACTGGCTGAGCGACGTGCTGCTCGGCTGGGCCGCCGGGCTGCTCGTCCTGCTCGCGCTGCCCTGGTGCGAGCCGGTGCTTGCCGTGGCGGAGGCCAGGATCCTCGCCGCGCGCGACCGGGTGCGGGAGCGGCTGCGGGACCGTCGCCGGCTCGTGCCCTCGCTGCCCGTGGCCTCGGGAGGGCCGCGTCCGGTCCGGGAGCCGGTCCGCGAGCCCGTGCGGGAGCCCGTGGGGGTGGCCGGCGCCCGGCGCGCCCCCGCGACCCGCGGCTGA
- a CDS encoding ABC transporter permease subunit, whose translation MASLTYELTLAGLAVGSAAALTGIGLVVTYRATGVLNLAHGAVAMVCAYVLRQLVVGWGWPLPLGALVTLLLIAPGIGLALDRGVFRPLALRGSNPAQTLVATIGVFVLLVGGAVLLWGPGARDDAPVLLGDDPWAQLAAVIALACLVGAVTRWTRFGRELRAVVDNRPLAVLAGIDADRVAAAGWAFGSFTAGLTGVLLAPYVRLDPYGMPLLVVEVIAVAVIARMRSLPIAVGAALAIGVAQAQLTRLHPEGWAGPLLQAVGANLFVVALLVAALVLPGVGGKGRDALPPPTRATRVPTALWLVVGVLLLLPLGLAGSDLHTAVQVPALAVILLSLVVVAGRGGQIALGQAAYAGLGALFTALLAAAGVPTLPALGLAVPMVAATGLVTGRPAIRRHGLALALATLAVGVAVSRFVLTQPYATAGVALGRPAGFSDDRAYYALELVVLAGCLALVAALRRGRTGRALAALRDHEPGAEAAGVPVPRLKLLAFVLGAALAALGGGLLGMGLRAFDPEQYDPVRGLLWFAAVLVLGADSLLTPLAAAALLTTLDAGPQAGTAAALIGLLATLTGRIPPLTNLLPPSGRTTTTTTGGEAGAAATRGAATAEAGGVPSHAPPAEAGPAEGRLHAHGPPAADGAKPLTGRPAPLSTTRTGGAGGNPSPAEGRTHPHGPPPAVGARPPTAGPAPGTGPAPPRTGLYAHDLTLTYPGGVTALSHVTLGLAPARVTALVGPNGAGKSTLFDCLAGTLRPRRGQGRITLDGADITSRPAHARTRLGIARTFQQLAVFPSLTVEENVRLGEEQGGGRGDPAAVERSLRLLGLAGPVRHRAAADLPTGTLRRVELARALAGRPHTLLLDEPAAGLDAAETAALARILAALAADGLTVLVVEHDPDLVAGIAHTVHTMEGGRILS comes from the coding sequence GTGGCCTCCCTGACGTACGAACTGACCCTCGCCGGCCTCGCGGTCGGCAGTGCCGCCGCGCTCACCGGCATCGGACTGGTCGTCACCTACCGGGCGACGGGCGTGCTGAACCTGGCGCACGGGGCCGTCGCCATGGTCTGCGCGTACGTGCTCCGCCAGCTGGTGGTCGGCTGGGGCTGGCCGCTGCCCCTGGGCGCCCTGGTCACGCTGCTGCTGATCGCCCCCGGCATCGGACTGGCCCTCGACCGGGGCGTCTTCCGCCCCTTGGCGCTGCGCGGCTCGAACCCGGCGCAGACCCTGGTGGCGACGATCGGCGTCTTCGTCCTCCTGGTGGGCGGGGCGGTGCTGCTGTGGGGCCCGGGGGCGCGGGACGACGCGCCGGTGCTCCTCGGCGACGATCCGTGGGCACAGCTCGCGGCGGTGATCGCGCTCGCCTGCCTGGTGGGGGCGGTGACCCGGTGGACACGGTTCGGCCGGGAGCTGAGGGCGGTCGTGGACAACCGCCCGCTCGCCGTCCTGGCGGGGATCGACGCGGACCGGGTCGCGGCGGCGGGCTGGGCGTTCGGCTCGTTCACGGCCGGGCTCACGGGCGTGCTGCTCGCCCCGTACGTACGGCTCGACCCGTACGGGATGCCGCTGCTCGTGGTGGAGGTCATCGCGGTCGCCGTGATCGCGAGGATGAGGTCGCTGCCGATCGCGGTGGGTGCGGCACTCGCGATCGGGGTGGCCCAGGCGCAGCTGACCCGGCTGCACCCGGAGGGCTGGGCGGGACCGCTGCTGCAGGCCGTCGGGGCGAACCTGTTCGTGGTGGCGCTCCTGGTGGCGGCGCTGGTCCTGCCGGGGGTGGGCGGCAAGGGCCGGGACGCCCTGCCGCCGCCGACACGCGCCACGAGGGTGCCCACGGCCCTGTGGCTGGTCGTAGGCGTCCTGCTCCTCCTCCCCCTGGGCCTCGCGGGCTCCGACCTGCACACGGCGGTCCAGGTCCCGGCGCTCGCCGTGATCCTGCTGTCCCTCGTCGTGGTGGCGGGCCGGGGCGGCCAGATCGCGCTGGGCCAGGCGGCGTACGCGGGCCTGGGCGCCCTGTTCACGGCGCTGCTCGCGGCGGCCGGGGTCCCCACGCTCCCGGCCCTCGGCCTCGCGGTGCCGATGGTGGCGGCCACGGGCCTGGTGACGGGCCGGCCGGCGATCCGGCGGCACGGCCTGGCGCTCGCCCTGGCGACCCTCGCCGTGGGGGTGGCGGTGAGCCGCTTCGTCCTCACCCAGCCGTACGCGACGGCGGGCGTGGCCCTGGGCCGTCCGGCGGGCTTCTCCGACGACCGCGCCTACTACGCCCTGGAGCTGGTCGTCCTGGCCGGCTGCCTCGCCCTGGTGGCGGCCCTCCGCCGGGGCCGCACGGGCCGCGCGCTCGCCGCCCTGCGGGACCACGAACCGGGCGCCGAGGCGGCGGGCGTCCCGGTGCCGCGCCTCAAGCTCCTCGCCTTCGTCCTGGGCGCGGCCCTGGCGGCCCTCGGCGGCGGGCTCCTCGGCATGGGCCTGCGCGCCTTCGACCCGGAGCAGTACGACCCGGTCCGCGGCCTGCTCTGGTTCGCGGCGGTCCTGGTCCTGGGCGCGGACAGCCTCCTCACCCCCCTGGCCGCCGCGGCCCTCCTGACCACCCTGGACGCGGGCCCCCAGGCGGGCACGGCAGCGGCCCTGATCGGCCTCCTGGCAACCCTGACGGGCCGGATCCCCCCACTGACGAACCTCCTGCCGCCGAGCGGCCGAACCACCACGACGACCACCGGGGGCGAAGCGGGGGCCGCCGCCACCCGAGGCGCGGCGACCGCAGAAGCCGGGGGCGTCCCCTCGCACGCCCCACCGGCCGAGGCCGGTCCGGCCGAAGGCCGACTGCACGCCCACGGCCCGCCGGCCGCCGACGGCGCGAAACCCCTCACAGGAAGACCCGCACCCCTCTCGACCACCCGCACGGGCGGCGCGGGTGGGAACCCCAGTCCGGCCGAAGGCCGGACGCACCCCCACGGCCCGCCGCCCGCCGTCGGCGCCCGGCCGCCGACGGCAGGACCCGCACCCGGCACGGGACCCGCACCGCCCCGCACGGGCCTGTACGCGCACGACCTCACCCTCACCTACCCCGGCGGGGTCACCGCCCTCTCGCACGTCACGCTCGGCCTCGCCCCCGCCCGCGTCACCGCCCTCGTCGGTCCCAACGGCGCCGGCAAGAGCACCCTCTTCGACTGTCTCGCCGGGACCCTCCGCCCCCGCCGCGGTCAGGGCCGGATCACGCTCGACGGCGCCGACATCACCTCCCGGCCCGCCCATGCCCGGACACGCCTCGGCATCGCCCGGACCTTCCAGCAGCTCGCCGTCTTCCCGTCGCTCACCGTCGAGGAGAACGTCCGCCTCGGCGAGGAGCAGGGCGGCGGACGGGGCGACCCGGCCGCCGTGGAGCGGAGCCTGCGGCTGCTCGGGCTCGCCGGGCCCGTACGGCACCGGGCGGCGGCGGACCTGCCCACCGGGACCCTGCGCCGGGTGGAGCTGGCCCGCGCGCTGGCGGGGCGCCCGCACACGCTCCTGCTCGACGAACCGGCCGCAGGGCTCGACGCCGCCGAGACCGCCGCGCTCGCAAGGATCCTGGCGGCCCTCGCGGCGGACGGCCTGACCGTCCTGGTCGTCGAGCACGACCCCGACCTCGTGGCCGGGATCGCGCACACGGTGCACACCATGGAGGGAGGACGGATCCTGTCGTGA
- a CDS encoding ABC transporter substrate-binding protein: MSPSRAAETVTALLLAVLLALLTGCGSRLPERAFETRPTVNPSGGEPLRVGIITSTTSPVGGETFTGPRDGARAWFDALNARGGLDGRRIEVETCDDGGSGVGNNACVHRLIDERGVFALVATTALNYAGAPLVARAGVPDIGGQPLTPAYDTYPHLYGIYGSSAPRTGRAPGWGGTLYGGTEVYHWFREKLGARTAAVVSYNQAASAAYARLVARGLRTEGYRVVEEQVDFALPNFRAVAADLRAEHVDLVFDAMDTHGNVRLCEAMETLGVRVDAKVTNVQNWSSAVSRDYARAPGCRASLWVTGSSRNYEDTGQPAVREFRTAMGGRALSQWQLEGWAAAMWFTDAARSCLARGALTRSCVEEYMNRPEPYTARGLLLPVRFEHLARPPATRNTCLSVARWEDGRGWVSQGDMAKNCATVPQLGYRP, from the coding sequence GTGTCACCGTCCAGGGCTGCTGAGACGGTCACGGCGCTGCTCCTGGCCGTGCTGCTCGCCCTCCTCACGGGATGCGGCAGCCGGCTCCCGGAACGCGCCTTCGAAACGCGGCCCACCGTCAACCCCTCCGGCGGTGAGCCGCTCCGCGTCGGGATCATCACCAGCACCACCAGCCCGGTCGGCGGAGAGACCTTCACCGGCCCGCGCGACGGAGCCCGCGCCTGGTTCGACGCCCTCAACGCGCGCGGTGGCCTCGACGGACGCCGGATCGAGGTCGAGACCTGCGACGACGGCGGCAGCGGCGTCGGCAACAACGCGTGCGTGCACCGGCTGATCGACGAACGCGGCGTCTTCGCCCTCGTGGCCACCACCGCCCTGAACTACGCGGGCGCACCCCTCGTCGCCCGGGCCGGAGTCCCCGACATCGGCGGCCAGCCCCTCACCCCCGCCTACGACACCTATCCGCACCTCTACGGCATCTACGGCAGCTCCGCCCCGCGCACCGGCCGCGCACCCGGCTGGGGCGGCACACTGTACGGCGGGACCGAGGTCTACCACTGGTTCCGCGAGAAGCTCGGCGCGCGGACCGCCGCCGTCGTCTCCTACAACCAGGCCGCCTCCGCCGCCTACGCCCGGCTCGTCGCCCGCGGCCTCCGCACCGAGGGCTACCGGGTCGTCGAGGAACAGGTCGACTTCGCCCTGCCCAACTTCCGCGCGGTCGCCGCCGACCTGCGGGCCGAACACGTCGACCTCGTCTTCGACGCGATGGACACCCACGGCAACGTGCGCCTGTGCGAGGCGATGGAGACGCTCGGGGTCCGGGTCGACGCCAAGGTGACCAACGTGCAGAACTGGTCCTCGGCCGTCTCCCGCGACTACGCCCGCGCCCCCGGCTGTCGGGCCTCGCTGTGGGTGACGGGCTCCAGCCGGAACTACGAGGACACCGGGCAGCCGGCGGTCCGCGAGTTCCGTACGGCGATGGGCGGCCGGGCCCTGTCGCAATGGCAGTTGGAAGGATGGGCGGCGGCGATGTGGTTCACCGACGCGGCCCGCTCCTGCCTCGCCCGGGGCGCGCTCACCCGGAGCTGCGTCGAGGAGTACATGAACCGTCCGGAGCCGTACACCGCGCGCGGGCTCCTCCTCCCCGTACGGTTCGAGCACCTGGCGCGGCCGCCCGCGACCCGGAACACCTGTCTGTCCGTGGCCCGTTGGGAGGACGGGCGGGGCTGGGTGAGCCAGGGCGACATGGCGAAGAACTGCGCGACCGTCCCCCAGCTCGGCTACCGCCCGTGA
- a CDS encoding glycosyltransferase codes for MRISFLLHNGYHYGGTIRTTFTLAEELAERHEVEIVSVFRHRDRPRLGLPAGVTLRHLVDLRKDSPGYDGDHPDFHRPAEVFPRGDGRWKQYSALTDARIGEYLRGVEADVLVATRPGLNVQLARQARRGPVLVGQEHLILDGHSYRLRRDIGHEYALLDAVTTVTEADARAYRKLRLPGVRIEAVPNSVPAPAVPPADPAARTVVAAGRLTRVKRYDVLIDAFASVAADHPDWKLRIYGSGDAVQDLKGALTRQIKDLGLGEQVFLMGTVTPMEPEWAKGSIAAVTSQRESFGMTIVEAMRCGLPVVSTDCPHGPREIIEDGVDGRLVPVDDVAAVAAALRAYVESEELRAKAGRAALTASERFDPSRIAARHEALWSELVAGGAGRRVHAPGRARLHRAVGRVIDAVYAEKARAGRLVRRLR; via the coding sequence ATGCGTATCTCCTTTCTGCTCCACAACGGCTACCACTACGGCGGCACGATCCGGACCACGTTCACGCTCGCCGAGGAACTGGCGGAACGCCACGAGGTCGAGATCGTCTCGGTGTTCCGCCACCGTGACCGTCCACGCCTCGGCCTGCCGGCGGGGGTGACCCTGCGCCACCTCGTCGACCTGCGCAAGGACAGCCCCGGATACGACGGCGACCACCCCGACTTCCACCGCCCCGCCGAGGTCTTCCCGCGGGGCGACGGCCGCTGGAAGCAGTACAGCGCGCTCACCGACGCCCGGATCGGGGAGTACCTCCGCGGGGTGGAGGCCGACGTCCTCGTCGCCACCCGCCCCGGACTCAACGTGCAGCTCGCCCGGCAGGCCCGGAGGGGGCCGGTCCTCGTCGGCCAGGAGCACCTGATCCTCGACGGCCACAGCTACCGGCTGCGCCGCGACATCGGCCACGAGTACGCGCTCCTCGACGCCGTCACCACGGTCACCGAGGCCGACGCCCGCGCCTACCGGAAGCTCCGCCTGCCCGGCGTACGGATCGAGGCCGTGCCCAACAGCGTGCCCGCGCCCGCCGTGCCGCCCGCCGACCCCGCGGCGAGGACCGTCGTCGCGGCGGGCCGGCTCACCCGGGTCAAGCGGTACGACGTGCTGATCGACGCCTTCGCGTCCGTGGCCGCCGACCATCCCGACTGGAAGCTGCGGATCTACGGCTCCGGCGACGCCGTCCAGGACCTCAAGGGCGCGCTGACCCGGCAGATCAAGGACCTCGGGCTCGGCGAGCAGGTCTTCCTCATGGGGACCGTCACCCCGATGGAACCCGAGTGGGCCAAGGGCTCGATCGCCGCGGTGACCTCGCAGCGGGAGTCCTTCGGCATGACCATCGTCGAGGCGATGCGGTGCGGACTGCCGGTGGTCTCCACCGACTGCCCCCACGGGCCGCGCGAGATCATCGAGGACGGGGTCGACGGGCGGCTCGTACCGGTCGACGACGTGGCGGCCGTCGCGGCGGCCCTGCGCGCGTACGTCGAGTCCGAGGAACTCCGCGCCAAGGCCGGGCGCGCGGCCCTCACCGCCTCCGAACGCTTCGACCCGTCACGGATCGCCGCGCGACACGAGGCGCTGTGGTCGGAGCTGGTCGCGGGGGGCGCGGGGCGGCGGGTGCACGCTCCCGGGCGGGCCCGGCTTCACCGGGCGGTGGGCCGGGTGATCGACGCGGTCTACGCCGAGAAGGCGAGAGCGGGCCGCCTCGTCCGCCGCCTCCGCTGA
- the ctaD gene encoding cytochrome c oxidase subunit I: MGNGTATATAESARQRHGRILIDWVTTTDHKKIGHLYLATSFVFFLIAGLMAMLMRAELARPGLQLVTNQEFNQAFTLHGTIMLLLFATPTFAGFANELVPLQIGSPDVAFPRLNMFSYWLFLFGGLMVLGSLLTPTGPPAFGWTAYAPLNSLERSPGIGADLWIVGLAFSGFGTILASVNFLATIIGMRAPGMTMFRMPIFTWNVLFNTILVLVAFPVLAAALLVLEADRRLGAVVFQPENGGALLWQHLFWFFGHPEVYIIALPFFGIISEIIPVFARKPIFGYATLIAATMTITGLSVVVWAHHMFVTGAVLLPFFSMLSFLIAVPTGVKFFNWTGTMLRGSLSFETPMLWSVGFLVSFLFGGLTGVILASPPMDFHVTDSYFVVAHFHYTVFGTVVFATFAGFYFWWPKFTGRMLDERLGKIHFWTLFVGFHTTFLVQHWLGAEGMPRRYADYLWADGFTALNTVSSIGAFLLGASTLPFLYNVWRTWRYGEKVDVDDPWGFGRSLEWATSCPPPRHNFLSVPLIRSESPAFDLHHPEFAAYERMRISPPTGRETGTSGP; the protein is encoded by the coding sequence ATGGGCAACGGGACAGCGACCGCGACCGCCGAATCGGCCCGGCAACGGCACGGACGCATCCTGATCGACTGGGTCACCACGACCGACCACAAGAAGATCGGCCATCTCTATCTGGCCACCTCGTTCGTCTTCTTCCTGATCGCCGGGCTCATGGCGATGCTGATGCGGGCCGAGCTGGCCCGCCCGGGACTCCAGCTCGTCACGAACCAGGAGTTCAACCAGGCCTTCACCCTGCACGGCACGATCATGCTGCTGCTCTTCGCCACGCCCACCTTCGCCGGCTTCGCGAACGAGCTGGTGCCGCTGCAGATCGGCTCGCCCGACGTCGCCTTCCCGCGGCTCAACATGTTCTCGTACTGGCTGTTCCTCTTCGGCGGCCTGATGGTCCTCGGCTCGCTGCTCACGCCCACCGGCCCGCCCGCCTTCGGCTGGACCGCCTACGCCCCGCTCAACAGCCTGGAGCGCTCGCCGGGCATCGGCGCCGACCTGTGGATCGTGGGGCTCGCGTTCTCCGGCTTCGGCACCATCCTGGCCTCGGTGAACTTCCTCGCCACCATCATCGGGATGCGGGCGCCCGGCATGACCATGTTCCGGATGCCGATCTTCACCTGGAACGTCCTCTTCAACACGATCCTGGTGCTCGTCGCCTTCCCGGTGCTCGCGGCGGCGCTGCTCGTCCTGGAGGCCGACCGGCGTCTCGGCGCCGTCGTCTTCCAGCCCGAGAACGGCGGGGCGCTGCTCTGGCAGCACCTCTTCTGGTTCTTCGGCCACCCCGAGGTCTACATCATCGCGCTGCCGTTCTTCGGGATCATCAGCGAGATCATCCCGGTCTTCGCCCGCAAGCCGATCTTCGGCTACGCGACGCTCATCGCCGCCACCATGACGATCACCGGCCTCTCGGTGGTGGTCTGGGCCCACCACATGTTCGTGACGGGCGCGGTGCTGCTGCCGTTCTTCTCGATGCTCTCGTTCCTCATCGCGGTGCCCACCGGGGTGAAGTTCTTCAACTGGACCGGGACGATGCTGCGGGGCTCGCTCTCCTTCGAGACCCCGATGCTCTGGTCCGTCGGCTTCCTGGTGTCCTTCCTCTTCGGCGGGCTCACCGGCGTCATCCTCGCCTCGCCGCCGATGGACTTCCACGTCACCGACTCGTACTTCGTGGTCGCCCACTTCCACTACACGGTCTTCGGCACGGTCGTCTTCGCGACCTTCGCGGGCTTCTACTTCTGGTGGCCCAAGTTCACCGGCCGGATGCTCGACGAGCGGCTCGGGAAGATCCACTTCTGGACCCTCTTCGTCGGCTTCCACACCACCTTCCTGGTGCAGCACTGGCTGGGCGCGGAAGGCATGCCCCGCCGGTACGCCGACTACCTGTGGGCCGACGGCTTCACGGCACTGAACACCGTCTCCTCCATCGGCGCCTTCCTGCTCGGCGCGTCCACCCTCCCCTTCCTCTACAACGTCTGGCGGACCTGGCGGTACGGGGAGAAGGTCGACGTCGACGACCCCTGGGGCTTCGGGCGCTCCCTGGAATGGGCGACCTCCTGCCCGCCGCCCCGGCACAACTTCCTGTCCGTGCCCCTGATCCGCTCCGAGTCGCCCGCCTTCGACCTCCACCACCCCGAGTTCGCCGCGTACGAGCGGATGCGGATCAGCCCTCCGACCGGTCGAGAGACCGGGACAAGCGGTCCCTGA